In Lactococcus paracarnosus, a genomic segment contains:
- the ruvA gene encoding Holliday junction branch migration protein RuvA — MYEYLNGTLSKITPTYVVVDVSGLGYLLHVANPYAFSNLVNAEIKIYVHQVIRDDAHTLYGFTDETEKRLFLQLISVSGIGPKSALAIIAADDNVGLVTAIDSGDIKYLTKFPGVGKKTASQMVLDLEGKFENVAAPTQALKASTNASLDDALAALSALGYKASELKKVETYLDGSTDTTEGFIKKALKLMMK; from the coding sequence AAAATCACACCAACCTATGTCGTCGTTGATGTATCAGGTCTTGGTTACCTCCTACATGTTGCTAACCCCTACGCGTTTTCAAATCTGGTCAATGCAGAGATTAAAATCTATGTGCATCAGGTCATTCGTGACGATGCGCATACCTTGTATGGCTTTACAGATGAAACAGAGAAACGCTTGTTTTTACAATTAATCTCAGTGTCTGGTATCGGGCCAAAATCAGCTTTAGCGATTATTGCAGCAGATGACAATGTCGGGCTAGTGACCGCGATAGATAGTGGGGATATCAAGTATCTGACAAAATTTCCTGGTGTTGGTAAGAAAACTGCCAGCCAAATGGTGCTAGATTTGGAAGGTAAGTTTGAAAATGTCGCAGCACCTACACAGGCACTAAAAGCATCTACTAACGCATCGCTAGATGATGCCTTAGCAGCACTAAGCGCTTTAGGTTATAAAGCATCTGAGCTTAAGAAAGTCGAGACCTATCTAGATGGTAGCACAGACACGACCGAAGGCTTTATTAAAAAAGCATTGAAACTGATGATGAAATAA